Proteins encoded by one window of Nicotiana tabacum cultivar K326 chromosome 10, ASM71507v2, whole genome shotgun sequence:
- the LOC107791278 gene encoding uncharacterized protein LOC107791278, whose translation MVFNSKWFDLYNGTIVNHLASACFDHVPLLAHFKSTSDQFVRYFKFLNFLTDHEGFMEVINNIWDDACFGNPMWNLHHKLKLTASKLSTWSRETFGDIHEEHKRLESELIRLEGLMISDNDGAGRSNLNKTRADYIKYLKIQDAILRQKARVKWFTEGDSNSAYFHNVIKDMRKRLSINKIQDENYQWVEGTKEVSEAAIRYFQGIFCEEPEVNNYSDLHDIDPIIT comes from the coding sequence ATGGTATTCAATTCTAAATGGTTTGACTTATATAATGGAACTATTGTTAATCATTTAGCTAGTGCATGTTTTGATCATGTTCCTCTGTTAGCACATTTTAAATCTACTTCTGACCAGTTTGTGAGGTATTTTAAATTCCTCAATTTCTTGACTGATCATGAAGGATTCATGGAAGTCATTAACAATATTTGGGATGATGCATGCTTTGGTAATCCCATGTGGAATCTGCACCATAAGCTAAAGTTAACTGCCTCCAAACTTAGCACATGGTCCAGAGAAACATTTGGAGATATCCATGAAGAGCATAAAAGACTAGAAAGTGAGTTGATTAGGCTTGAAGGTTTAATGATCTCTGATAATGATGGAGCTGGAAGATCCAATCTCAACAAAACTAGAGCGGACTATATAAAGTATCTTAAAATCCAAGATGCTATTCTTAGACAGAAAGCAAGGGTGAAGTGGTTCACTGAAGGTGATTCTAACTCAGCTTACTTTCATAATGTCATTAAGGACATGCGAAAAAGATTGAGCATCAACAAGATTCAGGATGAGAATTATCAATGGGTAGAAGGGACTAAAGAGGTATCTGAAGCCGCTATTAGATACTTTCAGGGTATCTTCTGTGAAGAACCTGAAGTTAATAATTACTCCGACCTTCATGACATTGACCCCATAATCACATAG